One Fusobacterium ulcerans DNA segment encodes these proteins:
- the mutS gene encoding DNA mismatch repair protein MutS → MAGDTPLMSQYKEIKEQNKDNLLFFRLGDFYEMFFDDAVIASKELGLTLTSRNREKGQDVPLAGVPYHSVSSYIAKLVNKGYKVAICEQVEDPKSVKGIVKREVVRVITPGTVIDTDYLDEKSNNYLMGIKIDGNRGAIAYVDITTGEFKASELEGEDIIFKLLGEINKTAPKEILLEERTYDKYYNELKKHNSLSDVNISKITEKRKCEDYLKDYFKVISLESFGLKDKKMAVTISATVLNYVAELQKGKELPVNNILYTSSENIMELNITTQKNLDIVDNYREKNGAGTLLWVMDECMTSMGSRLLKKFIKNPLLDIEKINERQKDIAFFIENVLLREEVRERLKNIYDIERIIGKLVLETENGRDLISLKISIKNSLEILKLLQGNSIFSIEVKTLIDIYNLIEKTIVDEPPFSVREGGIIRQGYNEMLDELHGLSKDGKDYILEIENRERERTGIKGLKIKYNKVFGYFIEVTRANSHLVPADYIRKQTLANAERYIVPDLKEYEEKVLNAKDKIENLEYQLFKEVSYEIKSHKGILQDLAYKIAYLDVMSNLAHIAIKNSYIQPEMHGGKEIEIIAGRHPIVEKLIPSGEYVKNNIVLDDNKEMIILTGPNMSGKSTYMKQVALIIIMAHMGSYVPANYAKIGLVDKIFTRIGASDDLLTGQSTFMLEMSEVANIVNSATDRSFIILDEIGRGTSTFDGISIATAITEYIHERIGAKTIFATHYHELTQLEDKLDRAENYRIEVKENDKEIVFLREIVKGGADKSYGIEVARLAGLPKEILDRSKSVLKNLEDRKQIIEKKLKGEQLILFGTPQKEEPVEEDKNNLKGKELTKEQKIVMRVLEELDPNGMTPLEALLKLNELKKILNRS, encoded by the coding sequence TCATTCAGTATCTTCTTATATAGCTAAACTGGTCAACAAAGGCTATAAAGTAGCAATATGTGAGCAGGTAGAAGATCCTAAAAGTGTTAAAGGAATAGTTAAGAGAGAGGTTGTAAGAGTTATAACCCCTGGTACAGTAATTGATACTGATTATCTTGATGAAAAAAGCAACAACTATCTTATGGGGATAAAAATAGATGGAAATAGAGGGGCGATAGCTTATGTGGATATTACAACTGGTGAATTTAAAGCAAGTGAACTGGAAGGGGAAGATATAATATTTAAGCTTTTGGGAGAGATAAATAAAACTGCTCCTAAAGAGATATTGCTTGAAGAGAGAACTTACGATAAATATTATAATGAATTAAAAAAACATAATTCTTTATCAGATGTAAATATAAGTAAAATAACTGAAAAAAGAAAATGCGAAGATTATTTGAAAGATTATTTTAAGGTAATATCACTGGAAAGTTTTGGACTGAAAGATAAAAAGATGGCTGTTACAATATCAGCGACTGTTTTAAACTATGTAGCAGAACTGCAAAAGGGAAAAGAGCTTCCTGTAAATAATATATTATACACTAGCAGTGAAAATATTATGGAGTTGAATATAACTACTCAAAAAAATCTGGATATAGTTGATAATTACAGAGAAAAAAATGGAGCAGGAACACTTTTATGGGTGATGGACGAATGTATGACTTCTATGGGAAGCAGACTCCTGAAAAAATTTATAAAAAATCCTCTTCTTGATATAGAAAAAATAAATGAAAGACAAAAAGATATAGCTTTCTTTATAGAAAATGTACTTCTCAGAGAAGAGGTCAGAGAAAGATTAAAAAATATATATGATATAGAAAGAATAATTGGAAAGCTTGTTCTTGAAACTGAAAATGGAAGAGATCTGATTTCATTAAAAATTTCTATAAAAAATTCATTGGAAATATTAAAGCTTTTACAGGGAAATTCTATATTTTCTATTGAAGTAAAAACTCTTATTGATATCTACAACTTGATAGAAAAAACTATTGTAGATGAGCCCCCTTTCTCAGTGAGAGAAGGAGGAATCATAAGACAGGGATATAATGAAATGCTTGATGAGCTTCATGGTTTATCAAAAGATGGAAAGGACTATATCCTTGAAATAGAAAATAGAGAAAGAGAAAGAACTGGGATAAAAGGGCTTAAAATAAAATACAATAAAGTATTTGGATATTTTATTGAAGTAACAAGAGCTAACTCTCATCTAGTACCAGCAGACTATATCAGAAAGCAGACTCTTGCTAATGCTGAAAGATACATAGTACCTGATTTGAAAGAGTATGAAGAAAAGGTATTAAATGCCAAAGATAAGATAGAAAATCTTGAATATCAGTTATTTAAAGAGGTATCCTATGAGATAAAAAGTCACAAAGGAATACTTCAGGATCTGGCATATAAGATAGCATATCTTGATGTTATGAGCAATTTGGCACATATAGCAATTAAAAATTCATATATTCAGCCTGAAATGCATGGTGGGAAGGAGATAGAAATAATTGCTGGAAGACATCCAATAGTGGAAAAGCTTATTCCTTCAGGAGAATATGTAAAAAATAATATAGTGCTTGATGACAATAAAGAAATGATAATACTTACTGGACCTAATATGTCAGGAAAGTCTACTTATATGAAGCAGGTAGCTTTGATTATAATCATGGCTCATATGGGATCTTATGTACCAGCAAATTATGCTAAAATAGGATTGGTAGACAAGATATTTACAAGAATAGGTGCAAGTGATGATCTTCTTACAGGTCAGTCTACATTTATGCTCGAAATGAGTGAAGTGGCTAATATAGTTAATAGTGCAACTGACAGATCATTTATCATACTTGATGAAATAGGAAGAGGGACTTCTACATTTGATGGAATTTCAATAGCAACAGCTATTACAGAGTATATTCATGAAAGAATAGGAGCAAAAACAATATTCGCTACACATTATCACGAACTGACTCAGCTGGAAGATAAACTGGACAGAGCTGAAAACTATAGAATAGAAGTAAAAGAAAATGATAAGGAAATAGTTTTCTTGAGAGAGATAGTAAAAGGCGGAGCAGATAAGTCTTATGGAATAGAAGTAGCCAGACTTGCGGGACTCCCTAAAGAGATACTTGATAGATCAAAATCTGTACTGAAAAATTTAGAAGATAGAAAACAGATAATTGAGAAGAAACTAAAAGGAGAGCAGCTTATACTTTTTGGAACTCCTCAAAAAGAAGAACCAGTAGAAGAGGATAAAAATAATTTAAAAGGAAAAGAACTGACAAAAGAACAAAAAATAGTTATGAGAGTACTAGAAGAATTGGATCCTAATGGAATGACACCTTTGGAAGCACTATTAAAGCTTAATGAGCTGAAAAAAATATTAAATAGGAGTTAA